The following coding sequences lie in one Mycobacterium sp. DL440 genomic window:
- the leuA gene encoding 2-isopropylmalate synthase, with the protein MTTPDISADAFSSVRAINTPAGAPNPGQPVWNTQRASSMPVSRYRSFADEVPGGSPAFGAGVPFDRTWPDRVIDKAPMWCAVDLRDGNQALIDPMSPARKRRMFDLLVRMGYKEIEVGFPSASQTDYDFVREIIEDGAIPDDVTIQVLTQCRPELIERTFEACAGAPQAIVHFYNSTSILQRRVVFRADRDAVKKIATDGARMCVEEATKYPQTRWRFEYSPESYTGTELEYAVEVCNAVADIVKPTPEWPLIVNLPATVEMATPNVYADSIEWMSRHLAPRDSIILSLHPHNDRGTGVAAAELGYQAGADRIEGCLFGNGERTGNVCLVTLGLNMFSRGVDPQIDFSNIDEIRRTVEYCNQLPVHERHPYGGDLVYTAFSGSHQDAINKGLDQMKFDADDMDADVDEILWQVPYLPIDPKDVGRTYEAVIRVNSQSGKGGVTYIMKADHGLVLPRRLQIEFSRAVQQLAEGSGGEGGEVSPKAIWDVFSEEYLAPITPLERIRQKVLASEVDGGTDTITAIVKIDGTEREIIGAGNGPLAAFVDALGAIGYDINVLDYSEHAMSSGEEAQAAAYVEASIGGKTVWGVGIATSITTASLRAVVSAVNRAAQG; encoded by the coding sequence ATGACCACCCCCGACATCTCTGCAGATGCCTTCAGTTCGGTTCGCGCGATCAATACGCCGGCCGGTGCACCCAACCCCGGTCAGCCCGTCTGGAACACTCAGCGCGCCTCGTCCATGCCGGTCAGCCGCTATCGCAGCTTCGCCGACGAGGTCCCGGGCGGCAGCCCGGCCTTCGGCGCCGGCGTTCCGTTCGATCGCACCTGGCCGGACCGCGTCATCGACAAAGCCCCCATGTGGTGCGCGGTCGACCTGCGCGACGGTAACCAGGCCCTGATCGATCCCATGAGCCCGGCGCGTAAGCGCCGCATGTTCGACCTGCTGGTACGGATGGGTTACAAGGAGATCGAGGTCGGGTTTCCCTCGGCCAGCCAGACCGACTACGACTTCGTCCGCGAGATCATCGAGGACGGCGCGATCCCCGACGACGTGACGATCCAGGTGCTGACCCAGTGCCGGCCCGAGCTGATCGAGCGCACCTTCGAGGCCTGCGCGGGCGCCCCTCAGGCCATCGTGCACTTCTACAACTCGACGTCGATCCTGCAGCGCCGCGTCGTGTTCCGTGCCGACCGCGACGCCGTCAAGAAGATCGCCACCGACGGCGCCCGGATGTGTGTCGAGGAGGCCACGAAGTACCCGCAGACCCGCTGGCGCTTCGAGTACTCCCCCGAGTCCTACACCGGCACCGAGCTGGAGTACGCCGTCGAGGTGTGCAACGCCGTCGCCGACATCGTCAAGCCCACGCCCGAGTGGCCGCTGATCGTCAACCTGCCTGCCACCGTGGAGATGGCCACCCCGAACGTCTACGCCGACTCGATCGAGTGGATGAGCCGGCACCTCGCCCCGCGTGACTCGATCATCCTGAGCCTTCACCCGCACAATGATCGCGGAACCGGTGTTGCCGCAGCAGAATTGGGCTACCAGGCCGGCGCCGACCGGATCGAGGGCTGCCTGTTCGGCAACGGCGAGCGCACCGGCAATGTCTGCCTGGTGACGCTGGGGCTGAACATGTTCAGCCGCGGGGTCGATCCGCAGATCGACTTCTCCAACATCGACGAGATCCGTCGCACCGTCGAGTACTGCAATCAGCTGCCCGTGCACGAACGTCACCCTTACGGCGGCGACCTGGTCTACACCGCGTTCTCCGGCAGTCACCAGGACGCGATCAACAAGGGTCTGGACCAGATGAAGTTCGATGCGGACGACATGGACGCGGACGTTGACGAAATCCTGTGGCAGGTCCCCTACCTGCCGATCGATCCCAAGGACGTCGGCCGCACGTATGAGGCCGTGATCCGGGTGAACTCGCAGTCCGGCAAGGGCGGCGTGACCTACATCATGAAGGCCGACCATGGTCTGGTGCTGCCACGCCGGCTGCAGATCGAGTTCAGCCGCGCCGTGCAGCAGCTCGCAGAGGGCTCCGGAGGCGAGGGCGGCGAGGTTTCGCCCAAGGCGATCTGGGACGTGTTCTCCGAGGAGTACCTGGCTCCGATCACCCCGTTGGAGCGCATCCGCCAGAAGGTCTTGGCCTCCGAGGTCGACGGTGGCACCGACACCATCACCGCAATCGTGAAGATCGACGGTACCGAGCGCGAGATCATCGGCGCCGGCAACGGCCCGCTCGCGGCATTCGTCGACGCCCTGGGGGCGATCGGCTACGACATCAACGTGCTGGACTACTCCGAGCACGCCATGTCGTCGGGCGAAGAAGCCCAGGCCGCGGCCTACGTCGAGGCGTCGATCGGTGGCAAGACCGTCTGGGGTGTCGGCATCGCGACGTCAATCACCACCGCATCACTGCGGGCCGTGGTGTCCGCGGTGAACCGCGCGGCGCAGGGCTGA
- a CDS encoding SHOCT domain-containing protein, with protein sequence MDWGSTWDFLWHFLIIFAWIAYLLVLFQILTDLFWRDHKTSGWVKAVWVVFLIVFPWLTALVYLIARGKGMSERAQAAALAAKKEADSYIREAAGRSPAQEIADAKALLDAGTITQAEFDGLKAKALG encoded by the coding sequence ATGGACTGGGGTTCGACTTGGGATTTCCTATGGCATTTCCTGATCATCTTCGCCTGGATCGCCTATTTGCTGGTCCTGTTCCAGATCCTCACGGACCTGTTCTGGCGTGATCACAAGACCTCCGGCTGGGTCAAGGCCGTGTGGGTGGTCTTCCTGATCGTGTTCCCGTGGCTCACCGCGCTGGTGTATTTGATCGCCCGCGGTAAGGGCATGTCCGAACGCGCCCAGGCGGCGGCACTGGCGGCCAAGAAGGAGGCCGACTCCTACATCCGCGAGGCGGCAGGACGGTCCCCGGCTCAGGAGATCGCCGACGCCAAGGCTCTGCTGGATGCCGGCACGATCACCCAGGCAGAGTTCGACGGGCTGAAGGCGAAGGCGCTGGGCTGA
- a CDS encoding DEDDh family exonuclease, whose translation MSSAWGRPAEEPGAGWAVVDVETTGFRPGQARIVSVAALAVGDDGNVERSVASLLNPGVDPGPTHVHGLTAEMLEGQPTFGDVVGELSDILRGRTMVAHNVGFDYSFLTAEAELVGAELPIDSVMCTVELARRLSLGTENLRLETLAAHWGVSQMRPHDALDDALVLAQILKPTLARARDRRVWLPLREVSRRRWPNGHITHEELRPLKALASRLPCEYANPGVFVPGRPLVQGMRVALSAEVVRTHEELVERILHAGLSYTDLVDQQTSLVICNETAPNQGKGYQAAESGVPLVDDETFMGLLTHIVGGADIEEFCDTPAESDQYTLF comes from the coding sequence ATGAGCAGCGCGTGGGGCAGGCCGGCGGAGGAGCCGGGAGCGGGCTGGGCGGTCGTCGACGTGGAGACCACCGGGTTCCGGCCCGGGCAGGCTCGCATCGTCAGCGTCGCCGCACTGGCGGTCGGGGACGACGGCAATGTCGAGCGCAGCGTCGCCTCCCTGCTGAACCCGGGGGTGGACCCCGGGCCCACCCATGTGCACGGGCTGACCGCCGAGATGCTGGAAGGCCAGCCGACCTTCGGTGACGTCGTCGGCGAGCTGAGCGACATCCTGCGCGGACGCACGATGGTCGCCCACAACGTGGGCTTCGACTACAGCTTCCTGACCGCCGAGGCCGAACTGGTCGGTGCCGAGCTGCCGATCGACAGCGTGATGTGCACCGTCGAGTTGGCCCGTCGGCTGTCGCTGGGCACTGAGAATCTGCGGCTGGAGACGTTGGCGGCGCACTGGGGCGTGAGCCAGATGAGACCGCACGATGCGCTCGATGACGCGTTGGTGCTGGCACAGATCCTGAAGCCGACGCTGGCCAGGGCCCGCGACCGCAGGGTCTGGCTGCCGCTGCGGGAGGTGAGCCGACGCCGTTGGCCCAACGGCCACATCACCCACGAAGAATTGCGGCCGTTGAAGGCGCTGGCCTCGCGGCTGCCGTGCGAGTACGCCAACCCCGGCGTCTTCGTGCCGGGGCGGCCGCTGGTGCAGGGCATGCGGGTGGCGTTGTCGGCGGAGGTGGTGCGCACCCACGAGGAGCTCGTCGAGCGCATCCTGCACGCCGGGCTGTCCTACACCGACCTGGTGGACCAGCAGACCTCACTCGTGATCTGCAACGAGACCGCGCCCAATCAGGGCAAGGGTTACCAGGCCGCCGAGTCGGGGGTGCCGCTCGTCGACGACGAGACGTTCATGGGTCTGCTGACCCACATCGTCGGTGGCGCCGATATCGAGGAGTTCTGCGACACCCCCGCAGAGAGCGATCAGTACACGCTGTTCTGA
- a CDS encoding Mur ligase family protein: MLTIRGRAALAAGATARWASRVTGRGAGAMIGGLVAMTLDHSILSQLGQCRRSVVVTGTNGKSTTTRMTAAALATLGPVASNSEGANMDAGLVAALASARDAELAALEVDEMHVPHVSDAVDPSVIVLLNLSRDQLDRVGEINHIERTLRGGLARHRDAVVVANCDDVLMTSAAYDSPNVVWVAAGGSWSGDSVSCPRSGEIIVRDGRDWHSTGSDFKRPSPQWWFDDTHIYGPDGLVLPMTLALPGAVNRGNATQAVAAAVALGADPTAAVAAVSGVDEVAGRYRTVQIGSHTTRILLAKNPAGWQEALSMVDKHAAGVVISVNGQVPDGEDLSWLWDVRFEHFEDTVVVAAGERGTDLAVRLGYAGVEHSLVHDTVAAIGSCPPGHVEVIANYTAFLQLNRRIS, encoded by the coding sequence ATGCTGACCATCCGTGGGCGCGCCGCACTGGCCGCCGGAGCAACCGCACGCTGGGCGTCGCGGGTTACCGGCCGCGGTGCGGGCGCGATGATCGGCGGACTGGTCGCCATGACGCTGGACCATTCGATCCTGAGCCAGCTGGGCCAGTGCCGTCGCAGCGTGGTCGTGACCGGCACGAACGGCAAGTCGACCACCACCCGCATGACCGCGGCCGCCCTGGCGACGCTCGGCCCGGTGGCCAGCAACTCCGAGGGCGCCAACATGGACGCCGGCCTGGTGGCGGCGCTGGCCTCAGCGCGAGACGCCGAGCTGGCCGCGCTGGAAGTCGACGAGATGCACGTCCCGCATGTATCTGACGCCGTGGACCCGTCGGTGATCGTTCTGCTGAACCTGTCCCGCGACCAGCTCGACCGGGTCGGTGAGATCAACCACATCGAGCGCACCCTGCGGGGCGGGCTGGCGCGGCACCGCGACGCGGTGGTCGTGGCCAACTGCGACGACGTGCTGATGACCTCGGCCGCCTACGACAGCCCCAACGTGGTGTGGGTGGCCGCCGGCGGCAGTTGGTCAGGTGACTCGGTGAGCTGCCCACGGTCCGGCGAGATCATCGTCCGCGACGGACGGGACTGGCACTCGACGGGCAGCGACTTCAAGCGTCCCAGCCCGCAGTGGTGGTTCGACGACACACACATCTACGGGCCCGACGGTCTCGTGCTGCCGATGACGCTGGCCCTGCCCGGCGCCGTCAATCGCGGCAACGCCACGCAGGCCGTCGCCGCCGCGGTGGCACTCGGCGCGGACCCGACTGCCGCGGTAGCTGCGGTCTCCGGCGTCGATGAGGTCGCGGGCCGGTACCGCACCGTGCAGATCGGTTCACACACCACGCGGATCCTGCTGGCCAAGAACCCGGCCGGGTGGCAGGAGGCCCTGTCGATGGTGGACAAGCACGCAGCCGGCGTCGTCATCTCGGTCAACGGGCAGGTTCCCGACGGTGAGGATCTGTCGTGGTTGTGGGATGTTCGCTTCGAACACTTTGAGGACACGGTCGTCGTCGCCGCCGGTGAGCGCGGCACCGACCTGGCGGTACGGCTCGGGTACGCCGGCGTCGAACACTCACTGGTGCACGACACCGTCGCCGCGATCGGTTCCTGCCCACCCGGGCACGTCGAGGTGATCGCCAACTACACCGCGTTCCTGCAACTGAATCGGCGGATCTCGTGA
- a CDS encoding type 1 glutamine amidotransferase: MGTYGDSGNAVVLQQRLRLRGIDAEIVEITLADPVPDSLDLYTLGGAEDYAQRLATKHLIRYPGLQQAVSRGAPVLAICAAIQVLGHWYETSAGERVEGVGLLDVTTSPQEARTIGEVASTPLLGGLTQPLTGFENHRGGTVLGPDARPLAAVTKGAGNRLGDGYDGAVQGSVMATYLHGPCLARNPELADHLLSQVVGELPPLKLPEVDLLRRERLAAPRRV; this comes from the coding sequence ATGGGGACCTACGGGGACAGCGGCAATGCGGTGGTGCTGCAACAGCGGTTGCGGCTGCGCGGCATCGACGCCGAGATCGTGGAGATCACCCTGGCCGATCCGGTGCCCGACTCGCTGGATCTGTACACCCTCGGCGGCGCCGAGGACTATGCGCAGCGGCTGGCCACCAAGCACCTGATCCGGTATCCCGGTCTGCAACAGGCGGTTTCGCGGGGCGCGCCGGTGCTCGCGATCTGCGCGGCGATCCAGGTCCTCGGCCACTGGTACGAGACCTCGGCCGGTGAACGGGTGGAGGGTGTCGGGCTGCTCGACGTCACCACGTCACCACAGGAGGCCCGCACCATCGGTGAGGTGGCGTCCACTCCCCTGCTCGGCGGCCTCACTCAGCCGTTGACGGGCTTCGAAAACCACCGTGGCGGAACGGTTCTGGGCCCTGACGCCAGGCCGCTGGCCGCGGTCACCAAGGGTGCGGGCAACCGCCTGGGCGACGGCTACGACGGCGCCGTGCAGGGCAGCGTGATGGCCACTTACCTACATGGGCCATGTCTGGCGCGCAATCCGGAGCTGGCCGACCATCTGCTCTCGCAGGTAGTCGGTGAGCTCCCGCCGCTGAAACTGCCCGAGGTCGACCTGCTGCGCCGCGAACGCCTGGCCGCCCCGCGCCGGGTCTAG
- a CDS encoding MBL fold metallo-hydrolase — protein MPDLLEMAPSLYRLRIPGERAHLLNSYLWLDADGVTLIDTGWPDSAELIADALTELGLRRIHVKRIVLTHFHEDHCGAAAEIADWSDVEVIAGKGDAEFVRGGEPGPLPVLTDSERTLRPDFDASPHGPACRVDRVVGDGDVLDFAGGARVIGVPGHTPGSIALYLPAADAVLTGDAIAEFNGQAMLGVFNTDRAAASRAVDILAATGAQRAGFGHGEPILTDAASRIAAAVDAFV, from the coding sequence ATGCCCGACCTACTCGAGATGGCGCCCTCGCTCTATCGCTTGCGTATCCCCGGTGAACGGGCGCACCTGCTCAACAGCTATCTGTGGCTGGACGCAGATGGCGTGACGCTGATCGACACTGGCTGGCCCGACAGCGCCGAGTTGATCGCCGATGCGCTCACCGAACTGGGCCTGCGACGGATTCACGTCAAGCGCATAGTGCTCACCCACTTTCACGAAGACCACTGCGGTGCGGCCGCCGAAATCGCGGACTGGTCCGACGTGGAGGTCATCGCCGGCAAGGGTGATGCCGAGTTCGTCCGTGGCGGCGAACCCGGACCGCTGCCGGTGTTGACCGACTCGGAGCGGACGCTTCGCCCGGACTTCGACGCATCACCGCACGGCCCGGCATGCCGGGTGGATCGGGTGGTCGGCGACGGTGACGTTCTGGATTTCGCCGGCGGGGCAAGGGTGATCGGCGTGCCCGGCCACACCCCAGGCAGCATCGCGCTGTATCTCCCGGCGGCCGATGCGGTGCTCACCGGCGATGCGATTGCCGAGTTCAACGGCCAGGCGATGCTCGGTGTCTTCAACACTGACCGGGCGGCCGCGTCGCGCGCGGTGGACATTCTTGCGGCCACGGGCGCGCAGCGCGCGGGGTTCGGCCATGGCGAGCCGATTCTCACCGACGCCGCATCACGAATAGCCGCCGCGGTCGACGCTTTCGTCTAG
- the recR gene encoding recombination mediator RecR, which translates to MFEGPVQDLIDELGKLPGIGPKSAQRIAFHLLSVEPPEIDRLTAVLGRVRDGVTFCAVCGNVSDEERCRICKDPRRDASLVCVVEEPKDVQAVERTREFRGRYHVLGGALDPLSGVGPDQLRIRELLNRIGERVDGVDVAEVIIATDPNTEGEATATYLVRMLRDIPGLTVTRIASGLPMGGDLEFADELTLGRALAGRRAMA; encoded by the coding sequence GTGTTTGAAGGCCCGGTCCAGGATCTGATCGACGAGCTCGGCAAGCTGCCGGGCATCGGGCCCAAGAGCGCGCAGCGGATCGCTTTCCACCTGCTGAGCGTCGAGCCGCCCGAGATCGACCGGCTGACCGCGGTGCTGGGCCGCGTCCGTGACGGCGTCACCTTCTGTGCGGTGTGCGGCAATGTCTCCGATGAGGAACGTTGCCGCATCTGCAAAGACCCGCGCCGCGACGCCTCACTGGTGTGCGTTGTCGAGGAGCCCAAGGATGTGCAGGCCGTCGAGCGCACCCGCGAATTCCGTGGCCGTTATCACGTGCTGGGTGGGGCGCTGGACCCGTTGTCGGGCGTCGGGCCCGATCAATTGCGCATCCGCGAACTGCTCAACCGGATCGGTGAACGCGTCGACGGCGTCGACGTGGCCGAGGTGATCATCGCCACCGACCCCAACACCGAGGGTGAGGCCACCGCCACCTACCTGGTGCGGATGCTGCGCGATATCCCCGGCCTCACCGTCACCCGCATCGCCTCGGGCCTCCCGATGGGCGGTGACCTGGAGTTCGCCGACGAGCTCACTCTGGGCCGGGCCTTGGCCGGCCGCCGCGCGATGGCTTGA
- a CDS encoding YbaB/EbfC family nucleoid-associated protein, giving the protein MQPGGTPDMSALLAQAQQVQQQLMEAQEALANSEVHGQAGGGLVQVTVKGSGEVVAVAIDPKVIDPSDPETLQDLIVGALADASNQVNTLAQSRLGPLAGGLGGLGLPGL; this is encoded by the coding sequence ATGCAACCCGGAGGCACGCCCGACATGTCGGCCCTGCTGGCGCAGGCCCAGCAGGTACAGCAGCAGCTCATGGAGGCGCAGGAAGCGCTGGCCAATTCCGAGGTGCACGGTCAGGCCGGCGGCGGATTGGTGCAGGTCACGGTCAAGGGCAGCGGTGAGGTGGTCGCGGTGGCCATCGATCCCAAGGTGATCGATCCGTCCGACCCCGAGACTCTGCAGGACCTCATCGTCGGTGCTCTCGCCGATGCCTCCAATCAGGTGAACACTCTCGCCCAGAGCCGGTTGGGCCCGCTGGCCGGCGGTTTGGGCGGGCTCGGACTTCCGGGGCTGTGA
- a CDS encoding Rv3717 family N-acetylmuramoyl-L-alanine amidase produces MISSVIIAATTTAIVDTPHATAAPSNVAGMIVFLDPGHNGANDGSISRQVPTGRGGTKDCQASGTSTEDGFPEHTFTWDTTLRVRAILTQMGVRTAMSRGNDNALGPCVDERASMANALRPNAIVSIHADGGPANGRGFHVLYSSPPLNNVQAGPSVQFAKTMRDQLSASGIPPATYIGSGGLDARSDIAGLNLAQFPSILVECGNMKNPVDSSLMKTPDGQQKYAEAIARGVVAYLGTQAGSPAR; encoded by the coding sequence ATGATCAGCAGCGTGATCATCGCTGCGACCACGACCGCCATCGTCGACACACCTCACGCCACCGCCGCCCCCTCGAACGTCGCCGGCATGATCGTCTTCCTCGATCCCGGCCACAACGGCGCCAACGACGGGTCGATCAGCCGCCAGGTGCCGACCGGCCGCGGCGGCACCAAGGACTGCCAGGCCAGCGGCACCTCCACCGAGGACGGATTCCCCGAGCACACCTTTACCTGGGACACCACCCTGCGGGTTCGCGCCATCCTGACCCAGATGGGGGTGCGCACCGCGATGTCACGCGGCAATGACAACGCGCTGGGACCGTGCGTCGACGAACGCGCCTCGATGGCCAACGCGCTGCGCCCCAACGCCATCGTCTCGATCCACGCCGACGGCGGCCCGGCCAACGGTCGCGGCTTCCACGTGCTCTACTCGTCGCCGCCGCTGAACAATGTGCAGGCCGGACCGTCAGTGCAGTTCGCCAAGACCATGCGCGATCAGCTGTCGGCGTCGGGCATCCCGCCCGCCACCTACATCGGTTCGGGTGGCCTGGACGCCCGCTCGGACATCGCCGGGCTGAACCTTGCGCAGTTCCCGTCGATCCTGGTCGAGTGCGGCAACATGAAGAACCCGGTCGACTCCAGCCTGATGAAGACCCCGGACGGCCAGCAGAAGTACGCCGAGGCCATCGCCCGGGGCGTCGTGGCCTATCTGGGAACCCAGGCCGGAAGTCCGGCGCGTTAG
- a CDS encoding SRPBCC family protein, with protein sequence MGQVSAVSTVLINAEPAAVFAAIADYQTVRPKILSSHYRDYQVLEGGQGAGTVASWKLQATESRVRDIKASVDVAGHTVIEKDANSSLVTNWTVAPAGAGSSVNLKTSWTGAGGVKGFFEKTFAPLGLRKIQDEVLANLKREVES encoded by the coding sequence ATGGGACAGGTCAGTGCGGTCAGCACGGTTCTGATCAACGCCGAGCCGGCCGCTGTGTTCGCCGCGATCGCGGACTACCAGACCGTGCGCCCGAAGATCCTTTCCTCGCACTACCGCGACTATCAGGTGCTCGAGGGTGGTCAGGGCGCGGGCACGGTGGCCAGCTGGAAGCTGCAGGCCACTGAGTCGCGGGTGCGTGACATCAAGGCCTCGGTGGACGTGGCCGGGCACACGGTGATCGAGAAGGACGCGAATTCCAGCCTGGTGACCAACTGGACCGTCGCCCCGGCGGGCGCCGGATCATCGGTCAACCTCAAGACCAGCTGGACCGGTGCCGGCGGAGTCAAGGGCTTCTTCGAGAAGACGTTCGCACCGCTGGGCCTGCGCAAGATCCAGGACGAGGTGCTGGCGAACCTGAAGAGGGAAGTCGAGAGCTAA
- a CDS encoding FAD-binding oxidoreductase gives MSVATTDAQAAHTLGVQRLLDSYRAIPPNSTVRLAKPTSNLFRARDRSDVKGLDVTGLTNVIAVDAEARTADVAGMCTYEDLVAATLPHGLAPLVVPQLKTITLGGAVTGLGIESTSFRNGLPHESVLEMDILTGAGEIVTATPDQHSELFRTFPNSYGTLGYSTRLRIELEPVTPFVALRHLRFHSLTELVSAMDRIIETGGLDGEPVDYLDGVVFSADESYLCVGFKTTTPGPVSDYTGQDIYYRSIQHAQGEKHDRLTIHDYLWRWDTDWFWCSRAFGAQNPTIRRFWPRKLRRSSFYWKLVGYDQRFDIADRIEKRHGRPPRERVVQDIEVPLENCTAFLNWFLENVPIEPIWLCPLRLRDDDRKGAGWPLYPLRPHHTYVNVGFWSSVPVGPVEGHTNKLIETKVSELEGHKSLYSDSYYPREDFDELYGGETYKTVKKSYDPDSRLFDLYSKAVLRR, from the coding sequence GTGTCCGTTGCTACGACTGACGCACAAGCTGCCCATACCCTGGGCGTGCAGCGCCTACTGGACAGTTACCGCGCCATACCGCCCAATTCGACGGTGAGGCTTGCCAAGCCCACGTCGAACCTGTTCCGTGCGCGCGATCGCAGCGATGTCAAAGGTTTGGACGTAACAGGTCTGACCAACGTGATCGCGGTCGACGCCGAAGCCCGTACCGCGGACGTGGCCGGCATGTGCACCTACGAGGACCTGGTGGCTGCGACGCTGCCGCACGGTCTGGCCCCATTGGTGGTGCCGCAACTCAAGACCATCACGCTGGGCGGTGCGGTCACCGGGCTCGGCATCGAGTCGACGTCGTTCCGCAACGGTCTGCCGCACGAATCGGTGCTGGAGATGGACATCCTCACCGGGGCGGGCGAGATCGTCACCGCAACACCGGACCAGCATTCCGAACTGTTTCGGACATTCCCCAATTCTTATGGCACGCTGGGCTATTCGACCAGGCTGCGGATCGAGCTCGAGCCCGTCACGCCGTTTGTCGCACTGCGCCACCTGCGCTTTCACTCACTGACCGAGCTTGTCTCGGCAATGGATCGGATCATCGAGACCGGCGGACTCGACGGCGAGCCGGTCGATTACCTCGACGGCGTCGTGTTCAGCGCCGACGAGAGCTATCTGTGCGTCGGCTTCAAGACGACGACACCGGGCCCGGTCAGCGACTACACCGGCCAGGACATCTACTACCGCTCGATCCAGCACGCGCAGGGTGAAAAGCACGACCGGCTGACCATCCACGACTACCTGTGGCGATGGGACACCGACTGGTTCTGGTGTTCACGGGCATTCGGCGCGCAGAACCCGACGATCCGGCGGTTCTGGCCGCGCAAGCTGCGCCGCAGCAGCTTCTACTGGAAGCTCGTCGGCTACGACCAGCGGTTCGACATCGCCGACCGGATCGAGAAACGTCACGGCCGTCCGCCCCGCGAGCGGGTGGTGCAGGACATCGAGGTGCCACTGGAGAACTGCACGGCATTCTTGAACTGGTTCCTGGAGAACGTCCCGATCGAACCGATCTGGCTGTGCCCGCTGCGGTTACGCGATGACGACCGCAAGGGCGCGGGCTGGCCCCTGTACCCACTGCGGCCGCACCACACGTACGTCAACGTCGGATTCTGGTCCTCGGTGCCGGTCGGCCCCGTCGAAGGCCACACCAACAAGCTGATCGAGACCAAGGTCAGCGAGCTCGAAGGGCACAAGTCGCTGTATTCGGATTCCTATTATCCGCGGGAGGATTTCGACGAGCTGTACGGCGGCGAGACCTACAAGACCGTCAAGAAGTCCTACGACCCCGATTCACGCTTGTTTGACCTGTATTCGAAAGCCGTCTTGCGCCGATGA